The following are encoded in a window of Arthrobacter woluwensis genomic DNA:
- a CDS encoding SPOR domain-containing protein: MPQYWYNMVTHQVEEDAMSDWSQLLGPYDTREEAENAPQSVQRHNEAWEKGDED; the protein is encoded by the coding sequence ATGCCGCAGTACTGGTACAACATGGTCACCCACCAGGTGGAGGAGGACGCCATGAGCGATTGGAGCCAGCTTCTCGGCCCCTACGACACGCGCGAAGAGGCCGAGAACGCTCCGCAGAGCGTGCAGCGGCACAACGAAGCCTGGGAAAAGGGCGACGAGGACTGA
- the hisD gene encoding histidinol dehydrogenase: MTDTRDASLDRADFFRTVDLRGRHLNRTELKAAVPRVHEESNQQAEEAVRGIIAEVRARGHQALRELAQRFDGVVLDSVRVPREALRDALAGLDAGVRAALEESIDRARRFAEAQRPADVETVLAEGAVVRQRWIPVNRVGLYVPGGLAPLASSVVMNVVPALAAGVESVALASPPQKDFGGLPHPTILAAAELLGVEEVYAIGGAQAIVSFAYGVPADGPEEALEAVDLVTGPGNVFVATAKKLVRGVVGIDSEAGPTEIAVLADETAQPALVAADLISQAEHDPRASSVLVTSSVDLAEAVREELLRQARTARHSERILTALSGPQSGVVLVDGLEQGIAVADAYAAEHLEIMTADAPAVAARIRNAGAIFVGDYSPVSLGDYCAGSNHVLPTSGTALFSSGLNVTTFLRAVQEIEYSRQGLSEVRTHIEELAEAENLPSHGEAVSIRFR; this comes from the coding sequence GTGACTGACACCCGTGACGCTTCCCTGGACCGAGCCGACTTCTTCCGCACCGTGGACCTGCGGGGCAGGCATCTGAACCGGACGGAACTCAAGGCCGCGGTGCCCCGGGTGCATGAGGAGTCGAACCAGCAGGCCGAGGAGGCCGTGCGGGGCATCATCGCCGAGGTCCGCGCACGCGGGCACCAGGCACTGCGCGAGCTGGCGCAGCGGTTCGACGGCGTCGTCCTGGACAGCGTGCGGGTTCCCCGCGAGGCGCTGCGGGATGCCCTCGCCGGGCTCGACGCCGGGGTGCGCGCCGCCCTGGAGGAGTCCATCGACCGTGCCCGCCGCTTCGCCGAGGCCCAGCGCCCGGCGGACGTGGAGACGGTCCTGGCGGAGGGCGCCGTCGTGCGTCAGCGCTGGATCCCGGTCAACCGCGTCGGCCTGTACGTGCCGGGCGGTCTCGCACCGCTGGCCAGCTCCGTTGTCATGAACGTGGTCCCGGCCTTGGCGGCCGGTGTGGAGTCGGTGGCCCTCGCGTCCCCGCCCCAGAAGGACTTCGGCGGTCTGCCGCACCCCACCATCCTCGCCGCCGCGGAACTGCTCGGCGTGGAGGAGGTCTATGCGATCGGCGGCGCCCAGGCGATCGTGTCCTTCGCCTACGGGGTGCCGGCGGATGGACCGGAAGAAGCGCTGGAGGCCGTGGACCTCGTGACCGGTCCCGGCAACGTGTTCGTGGCCACGGCCAAGAAGCTCGTCCGGGGAGTGGTGGGCATCGACTCCGAGGCCGGCCCCACCGAGATCGCGGTCCTGGCCGACGAGACGGCTCAGCCGGCCCTCGTCGCCGCGGACCTGATCAGCCAGGCCGAGCACGATCCCCGCGCCTCGAGTGTTCTTGTCACCTCGTCGGTGGACCTCGCGGAGGCGGTCCGGGAGGAGCTCCTGCGCCAGGCCCGCACGGCCCGGCACTCCGAGCGCATCCTGACCGCCCTGTCCGGCCCGCAGTCCGGTGTGGTGCTGGTCGACGGTCTTGAGCAGGGGATCGCCGTCGCGGACGCCTACGCCGCCGAGCACCTGGAGATCATGACGGCCGACGCCCCGGCGGTCGCCGCCCGGATCCGCAACGCCGGAGCCATCTTCGTGGGCGACTACTCCCCGGTGAGCCTGGGGGACTACTGCGCGGGATCCAACCACGTGCTGCCCACCTCCGGCACGGCGCTGTTCTCCTCCGGTCTGAACGTCACGACCTTCCTCCGCGCCGTCCAGGAGATCGAGTACTCGCGCCAGGGCCTGTCCGAGGTCCGCACGCACATCGAGGAACTCGCCGAGGCGGAGAACCTTCCGTCGCACGGCGAAGCGGTGTCGATCCGCTTCCGCTGA
- the panB gene encoding 3-methyl-2-oxobutanoate hydroxymethyltransferase — MTHSESASSSTPGETSAPYGSGPAASSSAPAGRVRLHHLQAAKAEGRHFAMLTAYEQYTAEIFDEAGIEVLLIGDSASNNVFGNETSLPVTVDELLPLCRAVARAAKRSLVLADLPFGSYEASIEQAVTTGVRFLKEGLAHAVKMEGGAYYADTVRAMVQAGIPVMGHIGFTPQSEHALGGYRVQGRGDDAARLVEDALALQEAGAFAVLMEMVPAATAAQVDAALTIPTVGIGAGNVTTGQVLVWQDAMGLRGGRMARFVKQYARIRQDLLEGARTFGEEVRDGSFPGPEHSF, encoded by the coding sequence ATGACGCACAGTGAATCCGCCAGCTCCAGCACCCCGGGCGAGACGAGCGCCCCGTACGGCAGTGGCCCCGCGGCGTCGTCGTCCGCTCCGGCCGGAAGGGTGCGGCTGCACCACCTGCAGGCCGCCAAGGCGGAGGGCCGTCACTTCGCCATGCTGACCGCGTATGAGCAGTACACGGCGGAGATCTTCGACGAAGCGGGCATCGAGGTGCTGCTGATCGGCGACTCCGCGTCGAACAACGTGTTCGGCAACGAGACCAGCCTCCCGGTGACCGTGGACGAGCTGTTGCCGCTGTGCCGCGCCGTGGCGCGGGCCGCCAAGCGGTCACTCGTGCTCGCGGATCTGCCGTTCGGCTCCTATGAGGCGTCGATCGAACAGGCCGTCACCACCGGGGTCCGATTCCTCAAGGAGGGCCTGGCTCACGCCGTCAAGATGGAGGGCGGCGCCTACTACGCGGACACCGTGCGCGCCATGGTCCAGGCCGGCATCCCGGTCATGGGCCACATCGGTTTCACCCCGCAGAGCGAGCATGCGCTGGGCGGGTACCGGGTGCAGGGCCGGGGCGACGACGCCGCGCGGCTCGTGGAGGATGCCCTGGCACTTCAGGAGGCGGGCGCCTTCGCCGTGCTGATGGAAATGGTCCCGGCGGCCACCGCCGCTCAGGTCGATGCGGCGCTCACGATCCCGACTGTCGGCATCGGCGCCGGCAATGTGACCACAGGCCAGGTCCTCGTCTGGCAGGACGCCATGGGCCTGCGCGGTGGCCGCATGGCCCGCTTCGTCAAGCAGTACGCCCGGATCCGGCAGGACCTCCTGGAAGGGGCGCGGACCTTCGGCGAGGAGGTCCGGGACGGGTCCTTCCCCGGCCCGGAACACTCCTTCTGA
- a CDS encoding RluA family pseudouridine synthase, whose product MSDATESEPTTAAEQSVVVPEDYAGKRVDAALAALLGLSRSAAAQAVAEGRVSVDGAVPAKSLKLSAGQTVVVRPSEKRDPLEVVVEKVDGLEILLDDEDFVVVDKPVGVAAHPSPGWVGPTVVGGLAGAGYRISTSGAPERAGIVHRLDVGTSGVMVVAKTEHAYTLLKRAFKERTVDKVYHTVVQGLPDPLKGTIDAPIGRHPGHDWRFAVIEDGRPSVTHYEVLEAFGRASLLEVHLETGRTHQIRVHFSALRHPCAGDLTYGADPRLAAELGLTRQWLHAKELSFDHPRTGERVTVSSGYPQDLAYALERLRDGL is encoded by the coding sequence ATGAGTGACGCGACGGAAAGCGAGCCGACGACGGCGGCGGAGCAGTCCGTCGTCGTGCCGGAGGACTATGCGGGCAAGAGGGTCGACGCCGCACTGGCGGCACTCCTCGGCCTCTCGCGCTCCGCGGCCGCCCAGGCCGTGGCCGAAGGGCGCGTGAGCGTGGACGGCGCCGTCCCGGCGAAATCCCTGAAGCTGTCCGCGGGCCAGACCGTGGTGGTGCGGCCCTCTGAGAAGCGTGACCCGCTGGAAGTGGTGGTGGAGAAAGTGGACGGACTGGAGATCCTGCTCGATGACGAGGACTTCGTGGTCGTGGACAAGCCGGTGGGCGTGGCCGCGCACCCGTCGCCGGGCTGGGTGGGGCCGACCGTCGTCGGCGGCCTGGCGGGCGCAGGCTACCGGATCTCGACCTCGGGCGCTCCCGAGCGTGCCGGGATCGTGCATCGGCTGGACGTCGGGACGAGCGGGGTCATGGTGGTCGCCAAGACCGAACATGCCTACACGCTGCTCAAGCGGGCCTTCAAGGAGCGGACGGTGGACAAGGTCTACCACACGGTGGTCCAGGGCCTGCCGGACCCTCTGAAGGGCACGATCGACGCCCCCATCGGCAGGCATCCCGGTCACGACTGGCGGTTCGCGGTGATCGAGGACGGCCGTCCGTCGGTCACGCACTATGAGGTGCTGGAAGCGTTCGGCCGGGCCAGTCTGTTGGAGGTTCACCTCGAGACGGGCCGCACCCACCAGATCCGCGTGCACTTCTCGGCCCTCCGGCACCCTTGCGCGGGTGACCTGACGTACGGTGCGGACCCCCGTCTCGCGGCCGAACTCGGTCTCACGCGCCAGTGGCTGCATGCCAAGGAGCTGAGCTTCGATCACCCGCGCACCGGGGAGCGGGTCACGGTGTCGAGTGGGTATCCGCAGGACCTGGCCTACGCGCTGGAGCGGCTCCGCGACGGACTCTGA
- the ppgK gene encoding polyphosphate--glucose phosphotransferase, with protein sequence MIGVDIGGTGIKGGIVNLKNGKLVGERFRIPTPQPATPEAVSEVVAQIVDELCSREGAPDAKAPVGVTFPGIIQHGVCRLAANVDKSWIGVDINALLSERLDRPVEVINDADAAGLAEVRYGAGEDVDGTVLVITLGTGIGSAFIFDGKLVPNAELGHLELDGFDAESKASAVARERDGLSWEEYSVKLQRYFSHVEMLFSPELFIVGGGISKRADEYLPRLDLRTPIIPAKLKNEAGIVGAALQVAQHHKLVK encoded by the coding sequence ATGATCGGCGTCGACATCGGCGGCACCGGGATCAAAGGTGGGATCGTCAATCTGAAGAACGGCAAGCTCGTGGGCGAGCGTTTCCGCATCCCCACGCCGCAGCCGGCCACCCCCGAGGCCGTCTCCGAGGTCGTCGCGCAGATCGTGGACGAGCTCTGCTCCCGCGAGGGCGCACCGGACGCCAAGGCCCCGGTGGGCGTGACCTTCCCGGGCATCATCCAGCACGGTGTCTGCCGGCTGGCAGCGAACGTGGACAAGTCGTGGATCGGCGTGGACATCAACGCGCTGCTCTCCGAGCGTCTTGACCGCCCGGTCGAGGTGATCAACGACGCCGACGCCGCCGGCCTCGCCGAGGTCCGGTACGGCGCGGGCGAGGACGTGGACGGCACGGTCCTCGTGATCACGCTCGGCACGGGCATCGGCTCGGCGTTCATCTTCGACGGCAAGCTGGTCCCGAACGCCGAGCTCGGCCACCTGGAACTGGACGGTTTCGACGCTGAGTCGAAGGCGTCCGCCGTGGCCCGTGAGCGCGACGGTCTGAGCTGGGAGGAGTACTCGGTCAAGCTGCAGCGTTACTTCAGCCACGTCGAGATGCTGTTCTCCCCCGAACTGTTCATCGTGGGCGGCGGCATCTCCAAGCGGGCGGACGAGTACCTGCCCCGTCTCGACCTGCGCACCCCGATCATCCCGGCCAAGCTCAAGAACGAGGCGGGCATCGTCGGGGCGGCGCTTCAGGTGGCGCAGCACCACAAGCTCGTGAAGTGA
- the glnA gene encoding type I glutamate--ammonia ligase, whose product MDRQQEFVLRTIEERDVRFVRLWFTDVVGSLKSVALAPAEVEGAFAEGLGFDGSSIEGLARVYESDMLAQPDPSTFQILPWRGETEQTSRMFCDILTPDGQASAADPRNVLKRTLAKAADMGFTCYTHPEIEFYLLKSDKPGPDGLPVPVDEGGYFDHVPGGVAQDFRRTAVTMLESVGISVEFSHHEAGPGQNEIDLRYADALQTADNIMTFRTIIKEVALQQGSYATFMPKPFTQHPGSGMHTHFSLFEGDTNAFHEAGAEYELSRTARQFIAGILRHAPEFTAITNQFVNSYKRLWGGGEAPSYVSWGHNNRSALVRVPLYKPGKGNSARVEYRGIDSAANPYLAYAALLGAGLKGIEEGYDLAPPSEDDIASLSTAERRALGHDPLPASLHDAINAMENSEFMAEILGEQVFQHFLRNKRAEWNDYRLQVTPYELQRNLGIL is encoded by the coding sequence ATGGACCGCCAACAGGAATTCGTGCTCCGGACGATTGAGGAGCGCGACGTCCGGTTCGTCCGGCTCTGGTTCACGGACGTGGTGGGCTCCCTCAAGTCCGTGGCGCTGGCCCCCGCAGAGGTGGAGGGCGCGTTCGCCGAAGGCCTCGGCTTCGACGGTTCGTCGATCGAAGGCCTCGCCCGTGTCTACGAATCCGACATGCTCGCGCAGCCGGACCCTTCGACCTTCCAGATCCTGCCCTGGCGCGGTGAGACCGAGCAGACCAGCCGCATGTTCTGCGACATCCTCACCCCGGACGGTCAGGCCAGCGCGGCGGATCCCCGCAACGTTCTCAAGAGGACCCTCGCCAAGGCCGCGGACATGGGCTTCACCTGCTACACCCATCCGGAGATCGAGTTCTACCTGCTCAAGTCGGACAAGCCGGGTCCGGACGGTCTTCCTGTCCCCGTGGATGAGGGCGGCTACTTCGACCACGTCCCCGGCGGCGTGGCCCAGGACTTCCGCCGCACCGCGGTGACCATGCTGGAATCCGTGGGCATCTCCGTGGAGTTCAGCCACCACGAGGCGGGCCCGGGCCAGAACGAGATCGACCTGCGCTACGCGGACGCCCTCCAGACCGCGGACAACATCATGACGTTCCGCACCATCATCAAGGAGGTGGCGCTCCAGCAGGGCAGCTACGCCACGTTCATGCCGAAGCCGTTCACGCAGCACCCCGGTTCCGGGATGCACACCCACTTCTCGCTGTTCGAGGGTGACACGAACGCCTTCCACGAAGCGGGCGCCGAGTACGAGCTGTCCCGCACGGCCCGCCAGTTCATCGCCGGGATCCTGCGCCACGCACCGGAGTTCACGGCGATCACGAACCAGTTCGTGAACTCCTACAAGCGCCTCTGGGGCGGGGGAGAGGCTCCGAGCTACGTGTCCTGGGGCCACAACAACCGCTCCGCCCTGGTCCGGGTCCCGCTGTACAAGCCGGGCAAGGGCAACTCCGCCCGGGTCGAGTACCGCGGGATCGATTCCGCGGCCAACCCGTATCTCGCGTACGCGGCCCTGCTGGGCGCCGGTCTCAAGGGCATCGAGGAAGGCTACGACCTGGCTCCGCCGTCCGAGGACGACATCGCGTCGCTGTCCACGGCGGAGCGCAGGGCCCTCGGCCACGACCCGCTGCCGGCCAGCCTGCATGACGCCATCAACGCCATGGAGAACTCGGAGTTCATGGCGGAGATCCTCGGAGAGCAGGTGTTCCAGCACTTCCTGAGGAACAAGCGCGCCGAGTGGAACGACTACCGCCTGCAGGTCACGCCGTACGAACTCCAGCGCAACCTGGGGATCCTCTAA
- the dnaE gene encoding DNA polymerase III subunit alpha → MLDGAAKLGELFAETNRLEMPALAITDHGYLFGAHDFWKKAKDAGVKPIIGVEAYVAPGTHRTDKSRVRWGDESQRSDDVSGGGAYTHMTLLSYNNTGMRNLFRASSIASLDSVFGKWPRLDRELLNTYAEGLIATTGCPSGEVQTRLRLGQYREALEAAAEFRDIFGKENYYCELMDHGLSIETRIREDLLRLAKDLDLPLVATNDLHYTHQHDAKAHEALLAIQSGSTLLEPSYDEGGSRFAFSGTGYYLKSPREMRELFRDLPDACDNTLLIAERCEVGFEHNNYMPKFPCPPGENEDSWLVKEVEKGLHYRYPKGIPDDVRKQAEYELGIITSMGFPGYFLVVADFINWAKDHGIRVGPGRGSGAGSMVAYALRITDLDPLRHGLIFERFLNPDRVSMPDFDVDFDDRRRPEVIDYVTRKYGDERVSMIVTYGTIKTKQALKDSSRVLGYPFSMGETLTKALPPAVMAKDIPLKDIEDPKAKRYSEAGDFRELLKTDPEAAKVFETALGLEGLKRQWGVHAAGVIMSSDPIIDVVPIMRRIQDGQVITQFDYPTCEGLGLIKMDFLGLRNLTIISDAIENIKLNRGIDLDLEKLELDDQASYELLARGDTLGVFQLDGGPMRSLLKLMKPDNFEDISAVLALYRPGPMGANAHTDYALRKNGLQPVVPIHPELEEPLKDILGGTFGLIVYQEQVMAVAQKLAGYSLGQADILRRAMGKKKKEELDKQFAGFQQGMLDNGYSAEAVKTLWDILLPFSDYAFNKAHSAAYGVVSYWTAYLKAHYAPEYMAALLTSVGDDKDKSAIYLNECRRMGITVLPPDVNESALTFTPVGNDIRFGMGAIRNVGANVVNAMVETRKEKGAFTSFSDFLQKVPAVVCNKRTIESLIKAGAFDSMPGNRRSLVMIHEEAIDSVITLKRNEANNQFDLFSALDDASPDSGLTVEIPDLPEWEKKDKLSFERDMLGLYVSDHPLQGMETALSGLADTSVASVMSDDGPPDGAIVTIAGMITSLSRRVAKSSGNAYARAEIEDLGGSIETMFFGQVYGPIATILAEDLIVVVKGRVQRRDDGSVTLNCMELSVPDLSQAEGNGQLIISLPTHKATEELVGRLGEVLRSHSGRAEVRLKLQGTRSIELMRLGRNFAVDPNPSLYADLKVLLGPACLDA, encoded by the coding sequence ATGCTGGACGGTGCGGCCAAGCTGGGGGAGCTCTTCGCCGAGACCAATCGGCTGGAGATGCCCGCCCTGGCCATCACGGACCACGGCTATCTTTTCGGTGCCCACGACTTCTGGAAGAAGGCCAAGGACGCCGGCGTGAAGCCGATCATCGGCGTCGAGGCGTACGTGGCCCCGGGGACGCACCGCACCGACAAGAGCAGGGTGCGCTGGGGCGATGAGAGCCAGCGCAGCGACGACGTCTCCGGTGGTGGCGCGTACACCCACATGACGCTCCTGAGCTACAACAACACCGGGATGCGGAACCTGTTCCGGGCTTCGTCGATCGCTTCCCTGGATTCGGTGTTCGGCAAGTGGCCCCGCCTGGACCGCGAGCTGCTCAACACCTACGCCGAGGGCCTGATCGCCACCACGGGCTGCCCGTCGGGCGAGGTCCAGACCCGTCTCCGGCTCGGCCAGTACCGGGAGGCCCTGGAGGCCGCCGCCGAATTCCGGGACATCTTCGGCAAGGAGAACTACTACTGCGAGCTCATGGACCACGGGCTGTCCATCGAGACCAGGATCCGTGAAGACCTCCTGCGGCTGGCGAAGGACCTGGACCTTCCGCTCGTGGCGACGAACGACCTCCACTACACGCATCAGCACGACGCCAAGGCGCACGAGGCGCTGCTGGCCATCCAGTCCGGCTCCACGCTGCTGGAACCGAGCTACGACGAAGGCGGCTCGCGCTTCGCCTTCTCCGGCACCGGCTACTACCTGAAGTCGCCGCGAGAGATGCGGGAGCTGTTCCGCGACCTGCCGGACGCCTGCGACAACACCCTCCTCATCGCCGAGCGCTGCGAGGTCGGCTTCGAGCACAACAACTACATGCCGAAGTTCCCGTGCCCGCCCGGCGAGAACGAGGATTCCTGGCTCGTGAAGGAAGTGGAGAAGGGTCTCCACTACCGCTACCCCAAGGGAATCCCGGACGACGTCCGCAAGCAGGCGGAATATGAGCTCGGCATCATCACCAGCATGGGCTTCCCCGGCTACTTCCTCGTGGTGGCCGACTTCATCAACTGGGCCAAGGATCACGGCATCCGGGTGGGTCCGGGCCGAGGCTCCGGTGCCGGTTCCATGGTGGCCTACGCCCTGCGCATCACGGACCTCGATCCGCTCCGCCACGGCCTGATCTTCGAACGCTTCCTGAACCCGGACCGCGTCTCGATGCCCGACTTCGACGTCGACTTCGATGATCGCCGCCGTCCCGAGGTCATCGACTACGTGACCCGGAAGTACGGCGACGAGCGCGTCTCCATGATCGTCACCTACGGCACCATCAAGACGAAGCAGGCGCTGAAGGACTCCTCGCGCGTGCTCGGCTACCCCTTCAGCATGGGTGAGACCCTGACCAAGGCGCTGCCGCCGGCGGTCATGGCCAAGGACATCCCGCTCAAGGACATCGAGGACCCCAAGGCCAAGCGCTACAGCGAGGCCGGGGACTTCCGGGAACTGCTCAAGACGGACCCGGAGGCGGCCAAGGTCTTCGAGACGGCGCTCGGCCTCGAAGGCCTGAAGCGGCAATGGGGCGTGCACGCCGCCGGCGTGATCATGTCCTCGGACCCGATCATCGACGTCGTGCCCATCATGCGCCGCATCCAGGACGGCCAGGTCATCACGCAGTTCGATTACCCCACGTGTGAGGGCCTCGGCCTGATCAAGATGGACTTCCTGGGTCTGCGAAATCTGACGATCATCTCGGACGCCATCGAGAACATCAAACTCAACCGGGGCATCGACCTGGACCTGGAGAAACTCGAACTGGATGACCAGGCGTCCTACGAACTCCTGGCCCGCGGCGACACGCTCGGCGTCTTCCAGCTCGACGGCGGGCCGATGCGGTCCCTGCTCAAGCTCATGAAGCCTGACAACTTCGAAGACATCTCCGCTGTGCTGGCGCTGTACCGTCCGGGTCCCATGGGCGCCAACGCCCACACCGATTACGCGCTCCGCAAGAACGGCCTTCAGCCGGTGGTCCCGATCCATCCGGAACTCGAGGAGCCTCTCAAGGACATCCTCGGCGGCACCTTCGGCCTGATCGTGTATCAGGAGCAGGTCATGGCCGTGGCCCAGAAGCTGGCGGGCTACTCGCTCGGTCAGGCGGACATCCTCCGCCGCGCGATGGGCAAGAAGAAGAAGGAGGAGCTGGACAAGCAGTTCGCCGGATTCCAGCAGGGCATGCTGGACAACGGCTACTCGGCCGAGGCCGTCAAGACGCTCTGGGACATCCTGCTGCCCTTCTCCGACTACGCCTTCAATAAGGCCCACTCGGCGGCCTACGGCGTGGTGTCGTACTGGACCGCCTACCTCAAGGCCCACTACGCGCCGGAGTACATGGCGGCGCTGCTCACCAGCGTGGGCGACGACAAGGACAAGTCCGCCATCTACCTCAACGAGTGCCGACGCATGGGCATCACGGTGCTTCCGCCGGACGTGAACGAGTCCGCCCTGACGTTCACCCCGGTGGGCAACGACATCCGCTTCGGCATGGGCGCCATCAGGAACGTCGGCGCCAACGTGGTCAACGCTATGGTGGAGACCCGCAAGGAGAAGGGCGCGTTCACCTCGTTCTCGGACTTCCTCCAGAAGGTCCCGGCCGTGGTCTGCAACAAGCGCACCATCGAATCGCTCATCAAGGCGGGGGCCTTCGACTCCATGCCCGGCAACCGCCGCTCGCTCGTGATGATCCACGAAGAGGCCATCGACTCGGTCATCACGCTCAAGCGCAATGAGGCCAACAACCAGTTCGACCTGTTCAGCGCCCTGGACGACGCCTCGCCGGATTCCGGGCTCACCGTGGAGATCCCGGACCTGCCCGAGTGGGAGAAGAAGGACAAGCTGAGCTTCGAGCGTGACATGCTCGGCCTCTACGTCTCGGACCACCCTCTGCAGGGTATGGAGACCGCGTTGAGCGGCCTCGCGGACACGTCCGTCGCCAGCGTGATGAGCGACGACGGCCCGCCCGACGGCGCGATCGTCACCATCGCGGGCATGATCACGTCCCTGAGCCGCCGTGTCGCCAAGTCCAGCGGCAACGCGTATGCCCGGGCGGAGATCGAGGATCTGGGCGGCTCGATCGAGACGATGTTCTTCGGTCAGGTCTACGGCCCGATCGCCACCATCCTCGCGGAGGACCTCATCGTGGTGGTGAAGGGCCGCGTGCAGCGGCGCGACGACGGCTCGGTCACCTTGAACTGCATGGAGCTGAGCGTGCCCGATCTCAGCCAGGCGGAGGGCAACGGCCAGTTGATCATCAGTCTGCCGACCCATAAGGCCACCGAGGAGCTGGTCGGCCGCCTGGGGGAGGTGCTGCGGAGTCACAGCGGGCGCGCCGAGGTGCGGCTCAAGCTGCAGGGCACCCGGAGCATCGAGCTGATGCGGCTGGGCCGGAACTTCGCCGTGGATCCGAACCCCTCCCTCTACGCGGACCTGAAGGTCCTTCTGGGGCCGGCCTGCCTCGACGCCTGA
- the nrdR gene encoding transcriptional regulator NrdR, with protein sequence MYCPFCRNADSRVVDSRVTEDGSSIRRRRQCTNCSRRFTTVETTSLSVLKRSGVAEPFSRSKVINGARKACQGRPVTEDDLAVLAQEVEETVRASGAAEIKAHEVGLAILEPLRRLDEVAYLRFASVYQDFDSLDDFEKAIARLRSQED encoded by the coding sequence GTGTACTGTCCGTTTTGCCGTAACGCCGACTCCCGGGTCGTGGACAGCCGGGTCACCGAGGACGGCTCGTCGATCAGGCGGCGCCGCCAGTGCACCAACTGCTCCCGGCGCTTCACCACGGTGGAGACCACGAGCCTCTCGGTGCTGAAGCGGTCCGGAGTGGCCGAGCCGTTCAGCCGGAGCAAGGTCATCAACGGTGCGCGCAAGGCCTGCCAGGGACGGCCCGTCACCGAGGACGATCTGGCCGTGCTGGCGCAGGAGGTCGAGGAGACCGTCCGCGCGAGCGGTGCTGCCGAGATCAAAGCCCACGAGGTCGGACTGGCGATCCTGGAGCCGCTCCGTCGGCTGGATGAGGTCGCCTACCTGCGCTTCGCGAGCGTGTACCAGGACTTCGATTCCCTGGACGACTTCGAGAAGGCGATCGCACGCCTCAGGTCCCAGGAGGACTGA
- the map gene encoding type I methionyl aminopeptidase — MPPVAETAPLGKLTPGIVSPRRPVPPNIERPEYVDRPAPAKFTGSAVKSPETIEKMRIASKIAAQAIVEVGKHITPGVTTDELDAVGHEFLLDHGAYPSTLGYRGFPKSLCSSLNEVICHGIPDSTVVEDGDILNIDITAYIHGVHGDTNYTFLVGDVDEESRLLVERTEESLRRAIKAVAPGREINVIGRTIESYAKRFGYGVVRDFTGHGVGEAFHTGLIIPHYDAAPAYNTVIEPGMTFTIEPMLTLGTIEWDMWPDDWTVLTRDRKRTAQFEHTLVVTETGAEILTVP, encoded by the coding sequence ATGCCACCAGTAGCTGAAACCGCACCTCTGGGTAAGCTCACCCCCGGAATCGTGAGCCCGCGTCGTCCTGTGCCGCCGAACATCGAGCGGCCCGAATATGTGGACCGGCCGGCACCCGCCAAGTTCACCGGCAGCGCCGTCAAGTCGCCGGAGACCATCGAGAAGATGCGCATCGCCAGCAAGATCGCGGCCCAGGCGATCGTGGAGGTGGGCAAGCACATCACGCCCGGCGTGACCACGGACGAGCTCGACGCCGTCGGGCACGAGTTCCTCCTGGACCACGGCGCCTACCCTTCCACGCTCGGGTACCGCGGCTTCCCCAAGTCCCTCTGCTCCTCGCTCAACGAGGTCATCTGCCACGGCATCCCCGACTCCACCGTGGTCGAGGACGGGGACATCCTCAACATCGACATCACCGCCTACATCCACGGCGTGCACGGTGACACCAACTACACCTTCCTGGTCGGCGACGTCGACGAGGAGTCCCGCCTTCTGGTCGAACGCACCGAGGAGAGCCTGCGCCGCGCCATCAAGGCCGTGGCCCCCGGGCGCGAGATCAACGTCATCGGCCGCACCATCGAGTCGTACGCCAAGCGCTTCGGCTACGGGGTGGTCCGGGACTTCACCGGCCACGGTGTGGGTGAGGCATTCCACACGGGCTTAATAATTCCGCACTACGACGCCGCACCGGCGTACAACACTGTGATCGAGCCGGGCATGACGTTTACGATTGAACCCATGCTCACGCTCGGCACCATCGAGTGGGATATGTGGCCGGACGACTGGACCGTATTGACCCGGGACCGCAAACGGACCGCGCAATTTGAGCACACCCTGGTGGTGACCGAAACCGGCGCTGAGATTCTCACAGTGCCGTAG